A window of the Chloroflexus sp. Y-396-1 genome harbors these coding sequences:
- a CDS encoding glucose-1-phosphate adenylyltransferase: MRIVAMIMAGGEGTRLSVLSEKRAKPSVPFAGKFRIIDFTLSNCVNSGIFDVAVLTQYRPHSLNEHIGIGKPWDLDRARGGVRLLQPYQGRRDESWYRGTADAVYQNLAYIQERRADLVLILSGDHIYKMNYNDIINTHLQKRADLTVAVMEVPLEETDRFGIMTIDENDRVIEFTEKPKGRDKGNLASMGIYVFNTDILIRRLSEGGPEKPRIDFGKDVIPAMVAEDRVFAHRFKGYWVDVGTIQSYWETSMQLLDPSLDFDLFDPNWLIRTRSEERPPAKIGPQAKVTQSIICNGCTIRGTVIHSVLSPGVYVSPGAIVRDSVVMNDTWIGPGAVLDRVIIDKKVVIGAGARVGFGDDLTVPNRKQPDKLNCGVTVVGKAAHIPAGITVGRNVIINADRDAEDFPAGDVPSGETI; this comes from the coding sequence ATGCGCATTGTAGCAATGATCATGGCAGGCGGCGAAGGCACCCGTCTCAGTGTCCTCTCGGAAAAACGAGCAAAGCCTTCAGTACCTTTCGCCGGTAAGTTTCGGATCATAGATTTTACCCTATCCAACTGTGTCAACTCTGGTATCTTCGATGTCGCAGTTCTGACCCAGTACCGGCCTCATTCCCTCAACGAGCACATTGGGATTGGAAAACCTTGGGATCTCGACCGTGCTCGTGGTGGTGTGCGCTTACTTCAGCCGTACCAGGGTCGTCGCGATGAGTCGTGGTATCGTGGTACCGCTGATGCGGTCTACCAGAATCTGGCCTACATCCAGGAGCGACGCGCCGATCTGGTGCTTATCCTGTCTGGTGATCATATCTACAAGATGAACTACAACGATATTATTAACACGCATCTACAAAAACGGGCTGATCTGACAGTCGCGGTGATGGAGGTACCACTCGAAGAGACCGATCGCTTCGGTATTATGACCATCGATGAAAACGATCGGGTGATCGAATTCACCGAAAAACCAAAAGGTCGTGATAAGGGAAATCTGGCCTCGATGGGAATCTACGTCTTCAATACTGACATCCTGATCCGTCGTCTTTCCGAGGGTGGGCCGGAGAAACCCCGAATCGATTTCGGTAAGGATGTGATCCCGGCGATGGTCGCTGAAGATCGAGTCTTTGCCCACCGCTTCAAGGGGTATTGGGTCGATGTCGGTACGATCCAGTCATACTGGGAGACGAGTATGCAATTGCTCGACCCATCACTCGATTTCGATCTCTTCGATCCAAACTGGTTGATCCGCACCCGTAGCGAAGAGCGACCACCGGCCAAGATCGGGCCGCAAGCAAAGGTGACCCAGTCGATTATCTGCAATGGCTGCACTATTCGAGGGACGGTGATCCATTCAGTCTTGTCGCCGGGAGTCTACGTTTCGCCGGGAGCGATTGTACGTGATAGTGTGGTCATGAACGATACATGGATTGGCCCTGGCGCCGTGCTAGATCGGGTGATTATCGATAAAAAGGTCGTGATCGGCGCTGGTGCTCGTGTCGGTTTTGGTGACGATTTGACGGTGCCGAACCGTAAACAACCTGACAAGCTCAACTGTGGCGTCACTGTTGTTGGTAAGGCGGCTCATATTCCAGCCGGGATTACTGTTGGTCGGAATGTGATCATTAATGCAGACCGTGATGCAGAAGATTTTCCTGCCGGTGATGTACCATCGGGCGAAACGATCTGA
- a CDS encoding glucose-1-phosphate adenylyltransferase family protein — MLRTLVMILAGGDSPALSVLTAERTEAAVPFGGKYRIIDFALSNCVNSGLYNVAVLTQYRPRSLHAHLGVGRPWDLDRAQGGLRLLHPSPTPDGGGWQRGTADAVRYNLDVVEEQPVDAVLLLAGDHIYKMDYTPLLKLHEERQADITMAVRSVSPHDAHRYGIVSVGSEGRVDRFVEKPRRADSNLASMGIYVFRKQYLIDLLRSTDAVDFGRHLLPHIVTSARAFAYYFQGYWADVGTVQAYYEANLALLAETPALDLYDPEWVIHTVSSDRPGAEIGVQARVENSLLSDGCRVYGTVIGSVLSPGVIVAPGAIVRDSIVMGDAIIEPGAVLDRCIVDEGVRIGEGARVGDGDDNTPNAEAPERLNTGLTIIGLKSQIPAGVRIGRNVAIRPRTPAIAFPSDGNVPSGATI, encoded by the coding sequence ATGCTACGCACTCTTGTCATGATATTAGCCGGTGGTGATTCACCGGCACTCAGTGTCCTTACCGCCGAACGCACTGAAGCGGCAGTACCGTTTGGTGGGAAGTACCGCATTATTGATTTTGCGCTCTCAAACTGTGTTAATTCGGGTCTATACAATGTAGCCGTGCTGACTCAGTATCGTCCACGTTCGCTCCACGCTCACCTTGGCGTTGGACGACCCTGGGATCTCGACCGTGCGCAAGGTGGCTTACGACTGCTACACCCTTCACCGACCCCTGATGGTGGTGGTTGGCAGCGTGGGACGGCAGATGCGGTACGCTACAATCTTGATGTGGTTGAAGAACAGCCGGTCGATGCAGTGCTTCTCCTGGCCGGTGACCACATTTACAAGATGGATTATACGCCGCTACTCAAACTGCACGAAGAGCGGCAGGCAGATATAACGATGGCTGTGCGCAGCGTAAGTCCACACGATGCCCATCGTTACGGTATTGTGTCGGTTGGGAGCGAAGGACGGGTGGATCGTTTCGTCGAAAAACCACGCCGGGCCGATTCAAACCTTGCGTCAATGGGTATTTACGTCTTCCGTAAGCAGTATCTGATCGATCTGCTTCGTTCGACCGATGCTGTTGATTTTGGTCGTCATCTGCTGCCGCACATTGTAACAAGTGCGCGTGCTTTTGCTTACTACTTCCAGGGCTACTGGGCCGATGTTGGTACGGTACAGGCGTACTACGAGGCGAATCTGGCGTTGCTGGCCGAAACTCCAGCACTTGATCTGTATGACCCCGAATGGGTAATCCATACGGTCAGTTCTGATCGACCGGGTGCTGAGATTGGCGTGCAAGCACGGGTTGAAAATAGTCTGCTCAGCGATGGCTGCCGGGTATACGGTACGGTTATCGGATCGGTGCTTTCGCCAGGGGTGATCGTTGCTCCTGGTGCAATCGTGCGTGACTCCATCGTCATGGGAGATGCTATCATCGAACCCGGTGCTGTCCTTGATCGCTGCATTGTCGATGAAGGTGTTCGGATTGGCGAGGGGGCGCGAGTCGGTGATGGCGATGATAATACCCCGAACGCCGAAGCACCGGAGCGTTTGAATACCGGGCTAACCATTATTGGTTTGAAGTCCCAGATTCCGGCAGGCGTGCGCATTGGGCGCAACGTTGCGATCAGACCGCGTACACCGGCTATTGCCTTTCCGTCAGATGGTAACGTGCCGAGTGGAGCGACTATTTAG
- a CDS encoding class I SAM-dependent rRNA methyltransferase — translation MTSPGDLVIDPSIRSRLQQGHPWVYRNHLIGGERLRTGQWVRARCGGLTVYGLYDAQSPIGLRIYSRHDFPNQQWFRERVWEAWELRAPIRASGQTTAYRWIYGEGDYLPGLVVDRYGDYAVIQTYADSIQTIVPIVANTLRAVDPELRGVVQRPRQNDDDDQAQPILLWGEWPPRNLVVQENGLFFQVDMLYGQKTGLFLDQRENRRTLEGMVAGASVLNCFAYTGGFSLYALRGDAVEVVSCDVGHGLAEATATNIALNHLPADRHRFVTDDCFALLDHYARQGRTFDVVILDPPSFARTRSSQHAAMRAYVRLNALGLRCVTPGGLLVTASCTAQIGPEQFRELLGEAAAQAHRRMQIIHEAGHPLDHPVPAGFPEGRYLKYVIARVQTLV, via the coding sequence ATGACATCTCCTGGCGACCTGGTAATTGATCCTTCTATCCGTTCCCGCCTTCAGCAGGGACACCCCTGGGTTTACCGGAATCATCTGATCGGCGGTGAACGATTGCGTACCGGCCAATGGGTACGTGCGCGCTGTGGCGGTTTGACGGTCTATGGCCTGTACGATGCCCAGAGTCCAATCGGTCTCCGTATCTATAGTCGGCATGATTTCCCGAATCAGCAATGGTTTCGCGAACGAGTCTGGGAAGCCTGGGAACTGCGGGCGCCAATACGGGCTAGCGGTCAGACAACGGCCTACCGTTGGATCTATGGCGAAGGTGATTATCTGCCCGGTCTGGTGGTTGATCGTTACGGCGATTATGCTGTTATCCAAACCTACGCCGATAGTATACAAACGATTGTGCCCATCGTCGCGAATACCCTCCGTGCCGTTGATCCTGAGCTGCGTGGGGTTGTACAACGACCACGCCAGAACGATGACGATGACCAGGCACAACCGATATTGCTGTGGGGAGAGTGGCCGCCACGCAATCTGGTTGTACAGGAAAACGGTCTTTTTTTTCAGGTTGATATGCTTTACGGTCAGAAGACCGGTCTATTTCTCGACCAGCGTGAGAACCGGCGCACGCTGGAGGGGATGGTTGCCGGCGCCAGTGTGCTGAACTGTTTTGCGTACACTGGAGGTTTTTCCCTCTATGCCTTACGCGGCGATGCGGTCGAAGTCGTGAGTTGCGACGTTGGGCATGGGCTGGCCGAAGCGACAGCCACCAATATCGCTCTCAATCATTTGCCGGCAGATCGTCATCGCTTTGTGACCGACGATTGTTTCGCTCTGCTTGATCACTATGCCAGACAGGGTCGGACATTCGATGTTGTCATTCTTGATCCACCTAGCTTTGCCCGCACACGTAGCAGTCAGCACGCTGCAATGCGCGCCTACGTGCGACTCAATGCGCTGGGATTGCGCTGCGTTACTCCTGGTGGACTGCTGGTAACTGCCAGTTGTACGGCACAAATTGGGCCGGAGCAGTTCCGTGAACTGCTCGGTGAAGCGGCTGCCCAGGCCCATCGCCGAATGCAAATCATTCACGAAGCTGGTCACCCACTCGATCATCCCGTGCCCGCCGGTTTTCCTGAAGGACGGTATCTCAAGTATGTGATTGCCCGTGTTCAGACGCTGGTGTAA
- a CDS encoding glycosyltransferase family 4 protein, producing MHVLQISWEYPPHIVGGLGRHVADLAPALTEHDVTVTVITPQLRGGETFERHQNLTICRVSVPTLDTDDFPGFVYRTGRLLEQAAHAHFPGGRPDLIHVHDWLTAEVGIALKHHWRIPLIATIHATERGRGRGEINGHHAQYINDLEWRLTYEAWRVIVCSHFMARQIREYFTTPADKIDVISNGVHLPPQPFATPAEWVNFRRRFAADNEALVIFVGRLVYEKGVHILLEAWPRVLAEMPARLVIAGTGSMFDELRRRVTELGVPVEFLGFISDEDRNRLYAVGDVAVFPSLYEPFGIVALEAFAAGCPVIVSNAGGLAEVVQHELNGLVVPAGDVEALAHALLTSLHAPADSRLRAARGAALARAYYTWPRIAGEVKAVYDRVWTEWKAGAWGKEIMRRA from the coding sequence ATGCACGTTCTCCAAATCTCTTGGGAATATCCACCTCATATTGTTGGTGGTCTTGGTCGCCACGTAGCCGATCTGGCGCCAGCTCTAACCGAGCATGACGTTACTGTTACCGTGATAACTCCACAACTGCGTGGTGGGGAAACGTTTGAACGTCATCAAAATCTGACAATTTGTCGTGTTTCCGTTCCTACGCTCGATACCGACGACTTCCCCGGTTTTGTCTATCGTACCGGTCGTCTTCTTGAGCAGGCAGCTCATGCGCACTTTCCTGGTGGACGACCCGATCTCATTCACGTTCACGACTGGCTTACCGCCGAAGTTGGGATTGCACTTAAGCATCATTGGCGCATACCACTAATCGCCACTATCCACGCAACCGAACGTGGTCGGGGGCGGGGTGAGATCAACGGCCATCATGCCCAATACATTAACGATCTCGAATGGCGCTTAACTTATGAAGCCTGGCGAGTGATTGTCTGTTCACATTTTATGGCTCGCCAGATTCGCGAATACTTTACGACACCGGCTGATAAAATTGATGTTATCTCCAATGGTGTTCATTTGCCACCACAACCCTTTGCTACTCCGGCCGAATGGGTGAACTTCCGTCGCCGGTTTGCTGCCGATAACGAAGCACTGGTCATCTTTGTCGGACGGTTAGTGTACGAGAAGGGGGTACATATTTTGTTAGAGGCCTGGCCGCGAGTACTGGCTGAAATGCCAGCGCGTCTGGTCATCGCCGGTACTGGTAGTATGTTCGATGAACTGCGACGTCGTGTGACCGAACTTGGTGTACCGGTGGAATTTCTGGGCTTTATCAGCGATGAAGATCGCAATCGATTGTACGCAGTTGGTGATGTCGCCGTCTTTCCCTCTCTTTATGAACCGTTTGGGATTGTAGCACTGGAAGCCTTTGCCGCCGGATGTCCGGTGATTGTCTCTAATGCAGGTGGATTAGCTGAAGTTGTACAACACGAACTCAATGGCCTCGTCGTTCCGGCTGGAGATGTGGAAGCGCTGGCCCATGCACTGCTCACCAGCCTGCATGCGCCAGCCGATTCACGGCTACGTGCGGCGCGTGGTGCTGCACTCGCCCGCGCCTACTACACCTGGCCACGCATTGCCGGTGAAGTCAAAGCAGTGTACGATCGGGTCTGGACGGAATGGAAAGCTGGCGCCTGGGGCAAAGAGATTATGCGCCGCGCCTAA
- the aroC gene encoding chorismate synthase, translating into MPGNTFGHVFRLTTWGESHGPAVGCTVDGCPAGLPLDVADIQRELDRRRVGQSRVSSQRREADEVQILSGVFEGRTTGAPITMIVYNTDAKSHHYENIKDTYRPGHADYSWDVKYGFRDWRGGGRSSARETIGRVAGGAVARRLLATYGVSIIGYTLQLADLRAEVFDEAEIERNIMRCPDARIAALMVERVDQARRELDSLGGIVEVRARGVPPGLGEPVFDKLQADIGKAMFSIPAIKGVEIGEGFGVAMLRGSQNNDPFIRRDDGRIGTLSNHHGGILGGISTGEEIVVRLAAKPPASIARPQQTVDREGNPVTIEVHGRHDPTVLPRLVPVAEAMLALVLADHLLRQRLARVTWEDHHGEA; encoded by the coding sequence ATGCCCGGAAATACCTTTGGTCACGTCTTTCGTCTAACAACGTGGGGTGAGTCGCATGGCCCGGCAGTTGGCTGTACCGTCGATGGTTGCCCGGCCGGTTTACCACTTGATGTTGCCGATATTCAACGCGAACTGGATCGCCGACGTGTCGGTCAGAGTCGAGTCAGCTCTCAGCGTCGCGAGGCTGATGAGGTGCAGATTCTCTCCGGCGTCTTCGAGGGACGCACAACTGGCGCCCCGATCACGATGATTGTGTATAACACCGACGCCAAATCGCACCACTACGAAAACATTAAAGACACGTATCGTCCTGGTCATGCTGACTATTCCTGGGATGTCAAGTATGGCTTTCGTGACTGGCGTGGTGGTGGCCGCTCATCGGCGCGTGAGACCATCGGGCGGGTCGCAGGTGGTGCCGTTGCTCGACGCCTCCTCGCAACCTACGGTGTCAGCATTATTGGCTACACCCTACAATTGGCCGACCTGCGGGCTGAAGTGTTTGATGAAGCAGAGATTGAACGGAACATCATGCGCTGCCCTGATGCACGGATCGCTGCACTGATGGTTGAGCGAGTTGATCAGGCGCGTCGTGAACTCGACTCGCTAGGGGGTATCGTTGAGGTGCGAGCGCGTGGAGTGCCACCTGGATTGGGCGAGCCGGTCTTTGATAAACTTCAAGCTGATATAGGCAAGGCCATGTTTTCAATTCCGGCCATTAAAGGGGTTGAGATTGGTGAAGGCTTCGGTGTAGCTATGCTGCGTGGGTCACAGAATAACGATCCCTTCATTCGCCGCGATGATGGCAGGATTGGCACGCTTTCCAATCATCATGGCGGCATTCTCGGCGGTATTTCAACCGGAGAAGAAATTGTGGTACGTCTGGCAGCCAAGCCTCCGGCCAGCATTGCTCGCCCCCAACAGACAGTTGATCGCGAAGGAAATCCGGTTACGATTGAAGTGCATGGCCGCCACGATCCCACAGTTCTGCCACGCCTGGTACCGGTAGCCGAAGCGATGCTGGCATTGGTGTTGGCCGACCATCTCCTTCGTCAGCGGCTGGCTCGCGTGACGTGGGAGGACCACCATGGCGAAGCATGA
- a CDS encoding prephenate dehydrogenase/arogenate dehydrogenase family protein, translating to MIRIAIIGLGLIGTSLGMALRNADPKESPIGHITITGFDRDPKVTREARGRLAIDREARTLAEAVHDAQIVVVATPVRTIRDVFSELASLLPNGAIVTDVASTKAMVCRWASELLPSTVTFIGGHPMAGREQSGPGAADPDLFRNAIYCLTTISTTTPQAVEAVEAMVRTIGAKPYYIDPEEHDAYVAGISHLPLLLSVGLVTATGNSPAWKEMAPLAATGFRDVSRLASGDPHMQRDILLTNPHGLSRWIDELIRFLVTARDQITAGDAEAIEQLLQQAKATRDAWLATKPHLRPGEADFTSMPTVERPSLLGLRWPKRNE from the coding sequence ATGATCCGTATTGCTATCATCGGTCTGGGGCTGATCGGAACGTCATTGGGCATGGCCCTGCGTAATGCTGATCCGAAGGAGTCGCCCATCGGTCACATTACGATCACCGGTTTTGATCGCGACCCCAAGGTTACTCGTGAAGCACGCGGACGATTGGCAATTGACCGCGAAGCGCGCACGTTAGCCGAGGCTGTCCACGACGCACAAATCGTAGTTGTCGCAACGCCAGTGCGTACCATCCGCGATGTGTTCAGCGAACTGGCTTCACTTTTACCTAATGGTGCTATCGTCACCGATGTTGCCAGCACGAAAGCGATGGTCTGCCGCTGGGCAAGCGAACTGCTCCCGTCAACCGTTACCTTCATCGGTGGCCACCCAATGGCCGGACGCGAACAATCGGGGCCAGGGGCTGCCGATCCCGACCTCTTCCGTAATGCGATCTACTGTCTCACGACCATCAGCACCACAACGCCGCAGGCTGTTGAAGCGGTAGAAGCGATGGTGCGCACAATCGGCGCCAAACCGTACTACATCGATCCAGAAGAGCATGATGCCTACGTAGCCGGTATCTCACATCTCCCCCTCCTGCTCTCCGTTGGTCTGGTCACTGCAACCGGGAATAGTCCGGCCTGGAAAGAAATGGCGCCACTGGCCGCCACCGGCTTCCGCGATGTATCACGTCTGGCCTCTGGTGATCCCCATATGCAGCGTGATATTCTGCTGACCAATCCACATGGCTTAAGCCGCTGGATCGACGAATTGATTCGCTTCCTCGTAACGGCCCGTGATCAGATTACTGCCGGTGATGCGGAAGCTATCGAACAACTCCTGCAACAAGCCAAGGCTACTCGTGATGCCTGGCTTGCCACTAAGCCGCACTTACGTCCTGGTGAAGCCGATTTCACCAGCATGCCTACTGTCGAACGACCGAGTCTGCTCGGCTTACGCTGGCCGAAACGAAATGAATGA
- a CDS encoding STAS domain-containing protein — translation MTHLLNWLLHVDSPDPEVQRRGRILVTLSSGIVAVLLTVGLTLTLFQPTVGRLVNLTLAVLVFVTAAILGKKGLVTVGGYVLIILTALGAISGVFLNPTSPFNTFYLIVSLLLASILLKPYQIWIVLGLCLLSIFGVSQLLPADVRGSGNFTPALSHLAVLLIVSAFISFIGAQSLVSALNTATEARLQAEKAYQQLAELNASLEERVAERTAALQRLSEEQRATLIKLEQSLAAQQQLQHTIAELSVPVIPVRDDTLVIPLVGTATPELLERLNHHALQAIEQYHARTLIIDLTGIALLDTHAAAQLMQTAKAARLLGAETVVVGIRPEIAQTLVSLGTPLTHLRTAATLQMALFGRQSQLDGGKANLS, via the coding sequence ATGACACATCTGCTCAACTGGCTCCTGCACGTCGATTCACCTGATCCTGAAGTTCAACGACGAGGTCGTATTCTCGTTACCTTAAGTTCTGGGATCGTAGCTGTTTTGCTGACGGTCGGGCTCACCCTGACCCTCTTCCAACCGACGGTTGGGCGCCTGGTGAACCTGACCCTGGCAGTGTTGGTCTTTGTCACTGCCGCCATTCTCGGCAAAAAAGGGTTGGTAACGGTTGGCGGCTACGTCTTGATCATTCTGACCGCTCTCGGTGCGATAAGTGGTGTATTTCTTAATCCAACCTCACCATTTAACACCTTCTATCTTATTGTCAGCCTCCTACTTGCCAGTATTTTGCTTAAACCCTATCAGATTTGGATCGTGCTTGGGCTGTGTCTCCTGAGTATTTTTGGGGTCAGTCAACTACTTCCAGCAGACGTTCGGGGCAGCGGCAACTTTACTCCCGCATTGAGTCATCTTGCCGTACTCCTCATCGTGAGCGCGTTTATCTCGTTCATTGGCGCGCAAAGCCTCGTTTCGGCACTTAATACCGCCACCGAAGCACGTCTGCAAGCTGAAAAAGCCTATCAGCAGCTTGCCGAACTCAATGCGTCGTTAGAAGAACGGGTTGCCGAACGGACAGCAGCACTACAGCGCCTTAGTGAAGAGCAGCGAGCGACACTGATCAAATTAGAGCAAAGTCTGGCTGCTCAACAGCAACTCCAGCACACCATTGCCGAACTTTCTGTCCCGGTCATTCCGGTACGCGATGATACGCTGGTGATCCCCCTAGTTGGCACGGCTACCCCTGAATTGCTTGAACGTTTGAACCATCATGCATTACAGGCCATTGAGCAATACCATGCGCGTACCTTAATTATTGATTTGACCGGCATCGCCCTCCTCGATACCCACGCAGCCGCACAACTCATGCAAACAGCGAAGGCAGCCCGTCTGCTTGGCGCTGAGACAGTGGTCGTCGGTATTCGCCCGGAGATAGCACAGACGCTGGTTAGCCTTGGTACGCCGCTGACCCATCTGCGCACTGCTGCCACGTTGCAAATGGCATTGTTTGGTCGGCAGTCGCAGCTTGATGGCGGGAAAGCAAACCTGTCATAA
- the lexA gene encoding transcriptional repressor LexA, whose product MRKHEMSARQVEIYQYIVRFIKERGISPSIRDIQRDLQISSTSVVSYNLDVLEKLGKIVRNDKISRGISLPALTPTLLRNEIGRVPLLGTITAGSPLPDPEEIDISRAEQIVVPADVVPPERLTNVYALKVRGQSMIDALIDDGDIVLLRQQETAENGQMVAAWLIDENAVTLKKFYREEGRIRLQPANSTMQPIYTHPDNVRIRGRVIGVLRSLI is encoded by the coding sequence ATGCGAAAGCATGAGATGTCTGCTCGACAGGTAGAAATTTATCAGTATATTGTGCGTTTTATAAAAGAACGTGGCATTTCTCCATCAATTCGTGACATTCAGCGTGATCTCCAAATCTCCTCAACCTCGGTTGTATCATACAACCTAGATGTTCTGGAAAAACTCGGTAAAATCGTGCGCAATGATAAAATCTCACGCGGGATCAGCCTACCGGCGTTGACGCCAACTCTATTGCGGAATGAGATTGGTCGGGTACCATTATTGGGTACCATTACCGCAGGTTCACCCCTCCCTGATCCAGAAGAGATTGATATTAGTCGGGCAGAGCAGATCGTTGTCCCTGCTGATGTTGTCCCTCCTGAGCGCTTAACGAACGTGTATGCGCTTAAGGTGCGTGGGCAATCGATGATCGATGCGCTGATCGATGACGGTGATATTGTACTTCTGCGTCAGCAAGAGACGGCTGAGAACGGCCAGATGGTAGCCGCATGGTTGATCGATGAAAACGCAGTAACCCTCAAGAAGTTTTATCGTGAAGAGGGTCGTATCCGTCTGCAACCGGCTAACTCGACGATGCAACCTATCTATACACATCCCGATAATGTCCGTATTCGGGGGCGCGTGATTGGTGTCCTGCGCAGTTTGATCTGA
- a CDS encoding ABC transporter permease, producing the protein MAAQLRLPQLNPILVREARTRMRGVRPYLILTIFLLVLILTTFGIYQYMVSQARSGMVVLSSHIGQALFKGLAFTEMFFIVLVAPILTSSAISSERERLTYDMLLATPLRPGQMLSGKLIGALSYLFLLIVASIPVFSTVLIFGGVSLRTLVLTVLLLGSAALFFGAIGLFSSALLGRTVPAVILSYAIVLLICGVPLIIASVWSQFSNPQGQSPPPWLLYLNPFSAIVAVTTVVPIMPQPDVPFFSVSDPFMVIPFLSQFSIGIVRYAPDGPLLMPVYRATLLGFGLCTFILLWISSHLALPMRRWQPRWSDLGFVVVIGAIALVMWVTVEWWWIVPPVEPWLMPVDAPPIAPPMVP; encoded by the coding sequence ATGGCTGCACAACTCCGGTTACCACAACTCAATCCCATTCTGGTACGTGAAGCACGCACCCGCATGCGTGGTGTACGTCCGTACCTGATTCTGACCATCTTCCTGCTCGTTCTGATCCTCACAACCTTTGGCATCTATCAGTATATGGTCTCACAGGCGCGGAGTGGGATGGTCGTGTTGAGTTCACATATCGGACAGGCGTTATTCAAGGGTCTAGCCTTTACCGAGATGTTCTTTATCGTGTTGGTAGCACCGATATTAACGAGCAGTGCGATCAGCAGCGAACGCGAGCGCCTGACCTATGATATGTTGCTGGCAACTCCCTTACGCCCCGGTCAAATGTTATCGGGCAAGCTCATTGGTGCCCTAAGCTATCTGTTTCTGCTGATCGTGGCATCAATACCGGTGTTCAGCACCGTTTTGATTTTCGGTGGCGTCTCATTGCGAACACTGGTCTTGACAGTCCTTCTATTGGGTAGTGCGGCTCTCTTCTTTGGCGCGATAGGTCTCTTCAGTTCGGCACTACTAGGTCGCACTGTACCGGCGGTCATTTTAAGCTATGCGATTGTACTACTTATTTGCGGTGTGCCGTTGATCATCGCGTCAGTCTGGTCGCAATTCAGTAATCCGCAAGGTCAAAGCCCACCACCATGGCTTCTTTACCTCAATCCGTTCAGCGCTATCGTTGCCGTAACGACGGTTGTGCCAATAATGCCGCAGCCCGATGTGCCATTTTTCAGCGTTAGTGATCCGTTTATGGTTATCCCCTTTTTGTCGCAGTTTAGTATCGGGATCGTGCGTTACGCCCCAGACGGGCCACTACTTATGCCGGTCTATCGTGCGACATTGCTTGGGTTTGGACTGTGCACCTTCATCCTGCTCTGGATCAGTTCACATCTTGCGTTACCAATGCGGAGATGGCAACCGCGTTGGAGTGATCTAGGGTTCGTTGTCGTTATTGGCGCGATTGCGCTGGTGATGTGGGTAACAGTTGAGTGGTGGTGGATTGTGCCGCCAGTTGAGCCATGGCTAATGCCGGTTGATGCCCCACCGATTGCGCCACCGATGGTCCCGTAG